One Mycolicibacterium fortuitum subsp. fortuitum genomic window carries:
- a CDS encoding NADP-dependent oxidoreductase: MKAVGVVDFGGPEALQLVDLPEPPDAEKGWVLIRVRSAAVNPADLAMRSVRGPAQPESPPYIFGMDAAGVIEQIGEGTDTKLKVGDEVMAIVIPQGSYGAYSEQIVVPVESVAPIPAGTTLAEAATLPMNGLTARLALDELALKPGDTLAVTGAAGTLGGYTIQLAKVDGLTVIADASEADEQLVRDLGADHVIRRGKDFGGQVREIVPDGADAVLDCALLDDLVVPAVRDGGAVATVRGFQGDAQRGIVFHPVYVPKYTRESEKLDRLRQQVDDGQLTLRVARTFPAEHAAEAHKMLEAGGVRGRLVLEF, translated from the coding sequence ATGAAGGCCGTTGGAGTTGTCGACTTCGGAGGTCCCGAAGCGCTTCAGCTGGTGGACCTCCCAGAGCCGCCCGACGCCGAGAAGGGCTGGGTCCTCATCCGAGTCCGTTCAGCCGCAGTCAATCCCGCCGATCTCGCGATGCGCAGCGTTCGGGGGCCTGCGCAGCCCGAATCACCCCCGTACATCTTCGGTATGGATGCCGCTGGGGTGATCGAGCAGATCGGCGAGGGCACTGACACCAAGCTCAAGGTCGGCGATGAGGTGATGGCCATCGTGATTCCACAGGGCTCGTACGGGGCGTATTCCGAACAGATCGTGGTCCCGGTCGAGTCGGTTGCTCCGATTCCCGCCGGCACGACGCTTGCGGAGGCTGCGACGCTGCCGATGAACGGTCTCACTGCTCGTCTGGCACTGGATGAGCTGGCCCTGAAGCCGGGCGACACCCTCGCGGTGACCGGGGCCGCCGGAACGCTGGGCGGCTACACGATCCAGCTGGCCAAAGTGGACGGGCTCACGGTCATCGCCGATGCGTCCGAAGCCGATGAGCAGCTTGTCCGAGACCTGGGCGCCGACCATGTCATTCGACGTGGCAAGGACTTCGGCGGCCAGGTCCGCGAGATCGTTCCCGACGGAGCCGACGCCGTCCTCGACTGCGCATTGCTGGACGATCTGGTTGTTCCGGCGGTTCGTGATGGTGGTGCTGTGGCCACCGTGCGCGGCTTCCAGGGCGACGCGCAGCGAGGGATCGTTTTCCACCCCGTGTATGTCCCCAAATACACCCGCGAATCGGAAAAGCTGGACCGACTCCGCCAGCAGGTCGATGATGGCCAGTTGACCTTGCGCGTGGCGAGAACCTTCCCGGCCGAGCACGCCGCTGAGGCCCACAAGATGCTCGAAGCAGGTGGCGTTCGCGGCAGATTGGTTCTGGAGTTCTGA
- a CDS encoding glucose 1-dehydrogenase yields the protein MANLEGKVAIVTGSSRGIGAATARRLAADGATVVVNYCASADKAKEVVKSIEQAGGKAIAIQADMGDWSQAQMLLEETVKELGRLDILVNNAVQEVGREPIEDLTEEFTYKQFAVNIIGPIAAMQAAARVLPDGGRIINMSSVVTAYPVPWSVVYSGTKAGLEASTRSLARELGPRNITVNSIGVGFTKTDLIGTNTKEQDDALIARTPLGRIGQPEDLADAVSLLASPDARWITGQLVLATGGIIP from the coding sequence ATGGCGAATCTAGAAGGCAAGGTTGCGATCGTTACCGGATCGTCGCGCGGCATCGGCGCAGCAACCGCCCGACGGTTGGCGGCCGACGGGGCGACGGTCGTGGTGAATTACTGTGCCTCAGCGGACAAAGCAAAGGAAGTCGTCAAGAGCATCGAGCAGGCGGGCGGCAAGGCAATCGCCATCCAGGCCGACATGGGTGACTGGTCGCAGGCGCAGATGCTCCTCGAGGAGACGGTGAAGGAACTCGGACGCCTCGACATCCTGGTCAACAACGCGGTACAAGAGGTGGGCAGAGAGCCCATCGAAGACCTCACCGAAGAGTTCACCTACAAGCAGTTCGCGGTCAACATCATTGGACCGATCGCTGCGATGCAGGCCGCCGCGCGGGTGCTTCCCGACGGTGGCCGCATCATCAACATGAGCTCGGTCGTCACGGCCTATCCAGTCCCGTGGAGCGTCGTCTATTCGGGGACCAAGGCCGGGCTGGAAGCCTCGACCAGGTCGCTGGCCCGCGAGCTCGGGCCGCGGAACATCACCGTCAACTCGATCGGTGTGGGCTTCACCAAAACGGACCTGATCGGAACGAACACCAAAGAGCAGGACGATGCCTTGATCGCCCGGACGCCGCTCGGCCGCATCGGTCAGCCCGAGGACCTCGCGGACGCGGTGTCGCTGCTGGCCTCCCCGGACGCGCGCTGGATCACCGGGCAGTTGGTGCTGGCGACCGGCGGAATCATTCCCTGA
- a CDS encoding 3-hydroxyacyl-CoA dehydrogenase, whose protein sequence is MEIKDAVAVVTGGASGLGLATTKRLLDAGAQVVVIDLKGEEVVAELGDRTRFVATDVTDEAGVSAALDVAESLGPVRINVNCAGIGNAIKTLSKNGAFPLDGFRKVVEVNLIGTFNVIRLSAERIAKTEPLKNEERGVIINTASVAAFDGQIGQAAYSASKGGVVGMTLPIARDLSRELIRVCTIAPGLFKTPLLGSLPEEAQKSLGQQVPHPARLGDPDEYGALAVHIIENPMLNGEVIRLDGAIRMAPR, encoded by the coding sequence ATGGAGATCAAGGATGCGGTTGCCGTCGTCACCGGCGGTGCCTCCGGCCTGGGCCTGGCGACCACCAAGCGCCTGCTCGATGCTGGCGCTCAGGTGGTCGTGATCGACCTCAAGGGTGAAGAGGTGGTGGCCGAACTGGGCGATCGGACCAGGTTCGTCGCCACCGACGTCACCGACGAGGCCGGGGTGTCGGCGGCACTCGATGTCGCTGAATCGCTTGGCCCCGTGCGGATCAACGTCAACTGCGCGGGCATAGGCAACGCGATCAAGACCCTGTCCAAGAACGGTGCGTTCCCGCTCGACGGCTTCCGCAAGGTGGTCGAAGTCAACCTGATCGGCACGTTCAACGTGATCCGGCTTTCGGCTGAGCGCATCGCGAAAACCGAGCCGCTCAAGAACGAAGAGCGCGGCGTCATCATCAACACCGCGTCGGTGGCGGCGTTCGACGGTCAGATCGGCCAGGCCGCCTACTCGGCGTCCAAGGGCGGTGTGGTCGGCATGACCCTGCCGATCGCGCGTGACCTCTCGCGTGAGCTGATCCGCGTGTGCACCATCGCGCCGGGTCTGTTCAAGACGCCGCTGCTGGGCTCGCTGCCCGAGGAGGCGCAGAAGTCGCTGGGGCAGCAGGTGCCGCACCCGGCCCGGCTCGGCGATCCCGATGAGTACGGTGCCCTGGCCGTGCACATCATCGAGAACCCGATGCTCAACGGCGAGGTGATCCGCCTCGACGGCGCTATCCGCATGGCCCCCAGGTAG
- a CDS encoding nuclear transport factor 2 family protein, which yields MTEATLLNESAECAVREFMAAWPRWDVDELAGFLADGAAWVDGHNEPCVGMEVIKARLGTIGRLLPGPTAEVKNLLVCDSTVMVERINVIRFKGETLNVEVTGVFDVDAGGRITRWRDYYDSRTLEEKIGVLLRMA from the coding sequence ATGACGGAGGCGACACTCTTGAACGAGTCCGCCGAGTGCGCGGTGCGCGAGTTCATGGCTGCGTGGCCACGTTGGGACGTAGACGAACTCGCTGGTTTCCTGGCCGATGGTGCGGCTTGGGTGGACGGACACAACGAGCCCTGTGTCGGCATGGAAGTGATCAAAGCCCGCCTTGGGACGATTGGGCGGCTACTTCCCGGCCCCACAGCGGAAGTCAAGAATCTTCTCGTATGCGACAGCACGGTGATGGTCGAGCGCATCAACGTCATCCGGTTCAAAGGCGAGACACTCAATGTCGAGGTCACCGGTGTATTCGATGTCGACGCCGGCGGACGTATCACCCGGTGGCGTGACTACTACGACTCCCGAACTCTCGAAGAGAAAATCGGCGTGCTCCTCCGCATGGCGTAA
- a CDS encoding acyl-CoA dehydrogenase family protein, translating to MLSADVESARVAEAANRVVSEHDPRSVPITEFLGACYDAGLSWVHFPEGLGGLGISRGYQAIADAIFQQAGAPSPYDLNIIGYGMAAPTLVEYAQTEELKRQWMRPLATTEDIWCQLFSEPGAGSDLAGLATSAVRDGDDWVVNGQKVWTTLAHCANWGILLARTDPDVPKHKGLTYFVVDMRDPGVEVRPLRQMTGQAEFNEVYLTDVRVPDAHRVGAIGAGWGVAMTTLMNERSSIGAAGVRRGDGTIADAVALWAQRPERHSPVRRDRLAQLWLRAEAQRLTSERARATATVSGPGPEGSIDKLVGAELNQQVYEFCMDLLGPEGMLYDDYAMREVTAADANAGGPVQQRFLRSRANTIEGGTSEVLRNILGERILGLPGDLRADSGRPWREVPRG from the coding sequence ATGTTGAGCGCTGATGTTGAATCCGCGCGGGTAGCCGAAGCCGCGAACCGCGTCGTCTCAGAGCACGATCCCCGATCCGTGCCCATCACGGAGTTCCTCGGAGCCTGCTACGACGCCGGCCTGTCGTGGGTACATTTTCCCGAGGGCCTCGGCGGTCTGGGCATCTCACGCGGCTACCAGGCGATCGCCGACGCGATCTTCCAGCAGGCCGGCGCACCGTCGCCGTACGACCTGAACATCATCGGCTACGGCATGGCTGCCCCGACCTTGGTCGAATACGCCCAAACCGAGGAACTCAAACGCCAGTGGATGCGTCCGCTCGCCACCACCGAGGACATCTGGTGTCAGCTCTTCTCCGAGCCGGGCGCCGGATCCGATCTGGCCGGGCTGGCCACCTCGGCGGTACGTGACGGCGACGATTGGGTGGTCAACGGACAGAAGGTGTGGACGACGCTGGCGCATTGCGCCAACTGGGGAATCCTGCTGGCCCGCACCGATCCCGACGTCCCGAAGCACAAGGGCCTGACCTACTTCGTCGTCGACATGCGCGATCCGGGTGTCGAGGTGCGCCCGCTCCGCCAGATGACCGGCCAGGCCGAATTCAACGAGGTCTACCTGACTGACGTGCGGGTTCCGGACGCGCACCGGGTAGGCGCGATCGGAGCAGGCTGGGGCGTCGCCATGACGACGCTGATGAACGAGCGAAGCTCCATCGGCGCGGCCGGGGTTCGACGCGGTGACGGCACGATCGCCGACGCGGTGGCGTTGTGGGCGCAGCGTCCGGAACGCCACAGCCCCGTGCGACGCGACCGGCTGGCCCAGCTCTGGCTGCGTGCAGAGGCACAGCGGCTCACCTCCGAGCGCGCCCGCGCGACCGCTACCGTGAGCGGTCCGGGACCCGAGGGATCGATCGACAAGCTCGTCGGCGCCGAACTCAATCAGCAGGTCTACGAGTTCTGCATGGACCTGCTCGGTCCGGAGGGCATGCTCTACGACGACTACGCCATGCGCGAGGTCACGGCCGCGGATGCCAACGCCGGCGGGCCGGTGCAACAACGCTTCCTGCGCTCACGCGCCAACACCATCGAAGGCGGTACCTCCGAGGTACTGCGCAACATCCTCGGCGAACGAATCCTCGGCCTTCCGGGCGATCTGCGTGCCGACTCCGGACGACCCTGGCGTGAGGTGCCCCGTGGCTGA
- a CDS encoding acyl-CoA dehydrogenase family protein: MSVDRMLPSDDARDLIELARTIGDKLLDPAVDQAEKDRVYPDAVFRTLGESGLLTLPQPTQWGGGGQSYEVYLQVLEEIAARWAAVGCALSVHNLSCHALVEFGTDQQRDTWLPTMLDGSTIGAYSLSEPQAGSDAAAVACKATPVEGGYRIDGTKAWITHGGKADFYTLFARTGAGSKGITCFLVPSDTEGLSFGNPEDKMGLHAVPTTTAFYDNAFVTAERRIGAEGTGLSIAFSALDSGRIGIAAVATGIAQAALDEAVRYANERTAFGRRIIDHQGLGFLLADMAAAVDSARATYLEAARRRDAGLPYSRHASVAKLVCTDAAMKVTTDAVQVLGGAGYTRDYRVERYMREAKITQIFEGTNQIQRLVISRALTERAS; the protein is encoded by the coding sequence ATGTCTGTCGATCGCATGTTGCCCAGCGACGATGCCCGCGACCTCATCGAGCTCGCCCGCACCATCGGGGACAAGCTTCTGGATCCAGCCGTCGACCAGGCGGAGAAAGACCGCGTTTATCCAGATGCGGTTTTCCGCACCCTGGGCGAATCCGGACTGCTGACGCTGCCCCAACCGACACAGTGGGGTGGTGGCGGTCAGTCCTACGAGGTCTATCTCCAGGTCTTGGAAGAGATCGCAGCGCGCTGGGCCGCGGTCGGTTGCGCCCTGAGCGTGCACAATCTGTCGTGCCACGCACTGGTCGAGTTCGGCACCGACCAACAGCGAGACACCTGGCTGCCAACCATGCTGGACGGGAGCACAATTGGCGCGTACAGCCTGTCCGAACCGCAAGCGGGCTCCGACGCCGCGGCAGTGGCCTGCAAGGCCACGCCGGTCGAGGGTGGTTACCGCATCGATGGGACAAAAGCCTGGATAACTCACGGCGGCAAAGCAGATTTCTACACGCTGTTCGCCCGTACCGGCGCGGGCTCCAAGGGGATCACCTGCTTCCTGGTGCCGTCCGACACCGAAGGTCTGTCATTCGGTAATCCCGAGGACAAGATGGGCTTACATGCCGTGCCCACCACCACAGCGTTCTACGACAACGCGTTCGTCACCGCAGAACGCCGCATCGGCGCCGAGGGAACCGGACTGTCCATCGCGTTCAGCGCCCTGGACAGCGGCAGGATCGGAATCGCTGCCGTCGCAACCGGAATCGCGCAGGCTGCACTCGACGAAGCGGTGCGCTACGCAAATGAGAGAACAGCCTTCGGCCGCCGCATCATCGACCATCAAGGGCTGGGCTTCCTGCTGGCGGACATGGCCGCTGCCGTCGACTCCGCCCGCGCGACCTATCTGGAGGCGGCCCGGCGCCGTGACGCCGGCCTGCCCTACTCGCGACACGCCTCCGTCGCGAAACTGGTCTGCACCGACGCCGCGATGAAGGTCACCACCGACGCCGTGCAGGTCCTCGGCGGGGCCGGCTACACCCGCGACTATCGCGTCGAACGGTACATGCGCGAGGCCAAGATCACCCAGATATTCGAGGGCACCAATCAGATTCAGCGACTGGTGATCAGCCGCGCCCTCACCGAACGCGCCAGCTGA
- a CDS encoding TetR/AcrR family transcriptional regulator gives MSTLALVGSTIQGVQRQSQLQFATQRRAGLFDELVALLLREGFADLTLDDIASRLRCSKSTLYALAASKEQLVQAAVVHFFKRATDAVERRTEAVVGARQRITAYLLAVGDELAMASDRFMADLDAFAPARAVYESNTEMAAKRVQKLIAEGVSNGEFRDVHAAFAGELAATMMVRIQQGGVHDSTGLDDAEAYRELASILTRGIDA, from the coding sequence ATGAGTACGCTAGCACTGGTCGGCAGTACTATCCAAGGCGTGCAGCGCCAATCTCAGCTCCAATTCGCCACCCAGCGTCGCGCCGGGCTGTTCGATGAACTCGTCGCCCTGTTGCTTCGGGAGGGGTTCGCGGACCTCACCTTGGATGACATCGCGTCGCGGTTACGGTGTTCGAAGTCGACGCTGTATGCACTGGCGGCCAGCAAGGAACAACTCGTGCAAGCAGCGGTGGTGCACTTCTTCAAGCGGGCTACTGACGCCGTGGAACGCCGGACCGAAGCGGTTGTCGGTGCGCGGCAGCGAATTACCGCGTATCTTCTTGCCGTCGGAGACGAACTCGCTATGGCGTCCGATCGCTTCATGGCTGATCTCGATGCCTTCGCGCCTGCGCGAGCTGTGTATGAAAGCAACACCGAAATGGCCGCCAAGCGAGTGCAGAAACTCATTGCCGAAGGCGTATCCAACGGCGAATTCCGCGATGTGCATGCCGCTTTCGCGGGTGAGCTGGCCGCCACCATGATGGTGCGCATTCAGCAGGGCGGTGTTCACGACAGCACAGGACTGGACGATGCCGAGGCGTACCGCGAACTCGCCTCGATCCTCACTCGAGGTATCGACGCCTGA
- a CDS encoding putative quinol monooxygenase yields MGEIQLRATFPNIANDKLEEFKTVAEKAVVAVRGESGALQYDWFLNENQTKCVVLEKYQKSEAVLAHLANAGALIGQLAALGGGLNIEVFGDVSPELRQALAAAGPPFYAPFLGL; encoded by the coding sequence GTGGGCGAGATTCAACTCCGAGCCACATTTCCGAACATTGCGAACGACAAGCTGGAGGAGTTCAAGACTGTCGCCGAGAAGGCGGTCGTTGCGGTGCGAGGCGAGTCTGGAGCCTTGCAGTACGACTGGTTTCTGAACGAGAACCAGACGAAGTGTGTGGTCTTGGAGAAGTACCAGAAGTCCGAGGCGGTTCTCGCACATTTGGCGAACGCCGGCGCGCTGATCGGTCAGCTGGCGGCGCTCGGCGGTGGTCTCAATATCGAGGTGTTCGGCGATGTGTCACCGGAACTGCGGCAGGCGCTGGCCGCGGCGGGGCCACCGTTCTATGCGCCGTTCCTCGGCTTGTAG
- a CDS encoding acyl-CoA dehydrogenase family protein, protein MDFEPSDRAQEYLERVNAFIDCRVAPAESRYEQQRRDLAAAGTPHEVPGIIEGLKAEARARGLWNLFLPTSTEPAHGLSVLDYAPLAERTGWYPQLAPEAMNCSAPDTGNMELLNLFATEDQRERWLNPLLRGAIRSAFAMTEPDVASSDAGNIATTIRIEGDEIVINGRKWWTTGALDPRTAFYIVMGISDPEADRSSRHSFAIVPVGTPGVSVVRDLSYYGFTDQNGHGEVRFVDVRVPRTNLIGAPGTGFAMAQARLGPGRVHHCMRAIGMAERGISLMKQRAAERVTFGQPLASQGVIREWIADARITTEQLRLLVLKTAWLIDRHGAGAARTEIAAIKVAVPRGVCRILDDAVQIFGGAGVTADTPLASLWAAARTMRIADGPDEVHLRSIARAELERA, encoded by the coding sequence ATGGACTTCGAGCCGAGCGACCGCGCGCAGGAATACCTCGAACGCGTCAACGCATTCATCGACTGCCGGGTTGCCCCCGCCGAGTCACGGTACGAGCAGCAACGCCGTGATCTTGCCGCGGCGGGTACTCCGCATGAGGTGCCGGGGATCATCGAAGGGCTCAAGGCCGAGGCACGCGCCCGCGGGCTCTGGAACTTGTTTCTGCCAACCTCGACCGAGCCTGCTCACGGACTGAGTGTCCTCGACTACGCACCGCTGGCCGAGCGCACCGGTTGGTACCCGCAACTCGCTCCCGAAGCAATGAACTGTTCGGCGCCCGATACCGGCAACATGGAACTGCTCAACCTCTTCGCAACCGAAGACCAGCGCGAGCGATGGCTGAATCCATTGCTGCGCGGTGCGATTCGCAGCGCCTTCGCGATGACCGAGCCCGACGTTGCAAGCAGCGACGCCGGCAATATCGCCACCACGATACGGATCGAGGGTGACGAGATTGTGATCAATGGGCGCAAGTGGTGGACGACCGGCGCCCTCGACCCTCGCACGGCGTTCTACATCGTGATGGGGATCAGCGACCCCGAAGCGGATCGCTCGAGTCGACATTCCTTTGCCATCGTTCCCGTTGGTACCCCGGGGGTTTCGGTGGTACGCGATCTGAGCTATTACGGATTCACCGACCAGAACGGTCACGGCGAGGTTCGCTTCGTCGATGTGCGGGTGCCACGCACCAACCTCATCGGTGCACCGGGGACTGGGTTCGCGATGGCCCAGGCTCGGCTCGGCCCGGGTCGGGTGCACCACTGCATGCGCGCCATCGGGATGGCCGAGCGTGGCATCTCGCTGATGAAGCAAAGAGCCGCCGAGCGGGTGACATTCGGCCAGCCGCTGGCCAGCCAAGGTGTGATCCGCGAATGGATCGCCGACGCCCGCATCACCACCGAGCAGCTGCGGCTGCTGGTACTGAAGACGGCCTGGCTCATCGACCGGCACGGTGCCGGCGCGGCGCGCACCGAAATCGCGGCGATCAAGGTCGCGGTGCCCCGGGGAGTGTGCCGAATTTTGGACGACGCGGTACAGATCTTCGGCGGCGCCGGCGTCACCGCAGATACGCCGCTTGCGTCGCTGTGGGCGGCAGCACGAACGATGCGCATTGCCGACGGCCCCGATGAGGTGCACCTTCGCTCCATTGCGCGAGCCGAATTGGAGAGGGCGTGA
- a CDS encoding SDR family NAD(P)-dependent oxidoreductase, whose product MLSFEGQVAIVTGAGRGIGRATALALGKRGAKVVVNDYGGGFDTLTPGTSEVAQSVVDEIVAAGGEAVANGTAVGTGDSAQTIVDAATKAFGRVDILVNNAGGSRPFHNVDEDADENLEGVIRSNLLGSLMLMRRVWPIMRAQKYGRIVNTSSNTVLGQQGMLAYVAAKGGIIGISGSAAIEGRPLGILVNTVFPQAYTRSVEDTAEPGAMDWFKSHTPELVAEGVTYLCSRECDASGELFRIGGGRFSRYGIYGNKGIESADLTTEFVAERFDESRDMSDAEIVPDAAYDMARFNAALASDWQGDLKSDWRK is encoded by the coding sequence ATGCTGAGCTTTGAGGGACAGGTCGCGATTGTCACGGGTGCCGGGCGCGGTATCGGCCGCGCGACGGCGCTCGCGCTGGGTAAGCGCGGTGCCAAGGTGGTGGTGAACGACTACGGTGGCGGTTTCGATACGTTGACGCCTGGCACCAGCGAGGTCGCGCAATCGGTGGTGGACGAGATTGTTGCCGCCGGCGGCGAGGCGGTTGCGAACGGAACCGCCGTGGGGACGGGTGACAGCGCGCAGACCATCGTCGATGCGGCGACGAAAGCATTCGGGCGCGTGGACATTCTCGTGAACAATGCGGGTGGCAGCCGGCCGTTCCACAACGTTGACGAGGACGCCGACGAGAATCTGGAAGGCGTGATCCGGAGCAATCTGCTCGGCTCGCTCATGCTGATGCGCCGGGTCTGGCCTATCATGCGCGCGCAGAAATACGGCCGCATTGTCAACACATCGTCGAATACAGTTCTGGGACAACAGGGCATGTTGGCCTATGTCGCCGCGAAAGGCGGCATCATAGGCATCTCGGGCTCCGCAGCCATCGAAGGTCGGCCCCTCGGCATTCTGGTGAATACCGTTTTCCCCCAGGCCTATACCCGCAGTGTGGAAGACACTGCTGAACCCGGCGCCATGGACTGGTTCAAGTCGCACACCCCCGAGTTGGTGGCCGAGGGCGTTACTTATCTCTGCAGCCGAGAATGCGACGCCTCCGGCGAGCTGTTCCGTATCGGCGGCGGGCGGTTCAGCCGCTACGGCATATACGGCAACAAGGGCATCGAGAGTGCCGATCTGACCACCGAGTTTGTCGCTGAGCGGTTCGACGAAAGTCGCGACATGAGCGATGCGGAAATCGTGCCCGACGCTGCGTATGACATGGCACGCTTCAACGCTGCCCTCGCGTCGGATTGGCAGGGTGACCTCAAGTCGGACTGGCGGAAATAG
- a CDS encoding acyl-CoA dehydrogenase family protein yields the protein MADTDQTPNASEQFAFTPEQQELRTAIRGFCAEHSDEATIRQLMESRPAFDQKAWTRIGSELGVLGLGVPEELDGSGGGLVDAAIVVEELGAALFCGPVFGTLALSIPALVAAPESPVRTETLAPLVAGTRAAAFAVPDRGGRFAPDAVSVRATSSGDTWTLSGTVARVVDADAADTLLVTAVVPDGVSLFVVDATESGVERTVLSTMDLTRPQATVEFFDAPARLLADSSQAPEVCQHALHVGSTLLAAEQVGAAQHLLDLSVAYAKERLQFGRPIGSFQAVKHRIADMLVEQEHARSAAYYAAWALQDRTDNPALVTSIAQATCSAAFTRIATDTVQVHGGIGFTWEHQTHLYFKRAFTDAALLGSAEEHRSRIAELVLDGTTTDYEVPVATG from the coding sequence GTGGCTGACACTGATCAAACCCCTAATGCGAGTGAGCAATTCGCATTCACCCCCGAACAACAGGAGCTGCGCACCGCAATCCGCGGCTTCTGTGCCGAACACTCCGACGAGGCCACCATCCGGCAACTGATGGAGTCTCGGCCGGCCTTTGATCAAAAAGCTTGGACCCGAATCGGTTCGGAGCTCGGCGTACTCGGCCTCGGTGTGCCGGAGGAACTCGACGGTTCGGGCGGCGGGCTCGTCGACGCGGCGATCGTGGTCGAGGAGTTGGGTGCCGCACTGTTCTGTGGTCCCGTCTTCGGCACGCTGGCGTTGTCGATCCCGGCGCTCGTCGCCGCACCAGAATCGCCGGTACGGACCGAAACTCTGGCGCCACTCGTGGCGGGTACCCGGGCCGCCGCGTTTGCTGTCCCCGACCGAGGTGGACGCTTTGCCCCCGACGCCGTGAGCGTCCGGGCCACCAGCTCAGGTGACACGTGGACACTTTCGGGCACCGTCGCGCGCGTTGTCGACGCGGACGCGGCGGACACCCTGCTTGTCACGGCGGTAGTACCCGACGGTGTGTCGCTGTTCGTCGTCGACGCCACAGAATCCGGCGTTGAGCGCACCGTGCTGTCCACAATGGACTTGACCCGTCCACAGGCCACGGTCGAGTTCTTCGACGCCCCAGCTCGCCTTCTCGCCGATTCCAGCCAGGCGCCCGAGGTTTGTCAACATGCCCTGCACGTCGGGTCAACGTTGCTGGCAGCGGAGCAGGTGGGCGCGGCGCAGCACCTGCTCGATCTGAGTGTCGCGTACGCCAAGGAACGCCTACAGTTCGGCCGGCCGATCGGTTCCTTCCAGGCCGTCAAACACCGCATCGCCGACATGCTCGTAGAACAAGAACACGCCCGGTCGGCCGCCTACTACGCGGCCTGGGCGCTGCAGGATCGCACCGACAACCCGGCGCTGGTCACATCCATCGCACAGGCCACCTGCTCGGCGGCTTTCACCCGCATCGCCACCGACACCGTCCAGGTCCACGGCGGCATCGGTTTCACGTGGGAACACCAGACACACCTGTACTTCAAGCGCGCTTTCACCGATGCCGCACTGCTGGGCAGCGCTGAAGAACATCGGTCTCGGATAGCCGAGCTGGTACTCGACGGCACCACAACCGATTACGAAGTTCCGGTCGCGACCGGCTGA
- a CDS encoding phosphotransferase family protein translates to MNYPQRGTVDVIGIDSDGVERWFAAAVPDALRPLSFELIAGGRSNLTYRVVDSQGHSWVLRRPPVGPLAPGAHSMEREWRILTALQASTVPVPPTTAFCAEPEVTGAEFYVMDHVDGIVVDNAETAAALSHSARHRLGSDIVATLADLHRIDPGVVGRRRAASTRSHVRRQLDFWMGQMTGSGAPRTPEILDVHSLLCQAEPPQRWTSLTHGDFRLGNVLVAAEAGTIAAVLDWELWTVGDPLADLGWLAAWWALEEDDGWVARRAAGFPTVSELAGRYWQLTGRDTSDLPYYMSFALWRLACIAEGVYERYATGKMGRPTTPLAVLAARPRELATAARTALA, encoded by the coding sequence GTGAACTACCCGCAGCGCGGCACTGTCGATGTCATCGGCATCGACAGCGACGGCGTCGAGCGATGGTTCGCGGCTGCGGTACCGGATGCGTTGCGCCCGTTGTCTTTCGAGTTGATCGCGGGCGGGCGGTCAAATCTCACCTATCGAGTCGTCGATTCCCAAGGTCATTCGTGGGTGCTGCGCCGGCCACCGGTCGGACCACTGGCCCCTGGTGCCCACAGCATGGAGCGCGAATGGCGCATCCTCACCGCTTTACAGGCCAGTACTGTGCCGGTTCCGCCGACGACGGCGTTCTGCGCCGAACCTGAAGTGACCGGCGCCGAGTTCTATGTGATGGACCATGTCGACGGCATTGTGGTGGACAACGCGGAAACTGCTGCTGCCCTTTCGCATTCAGCCAGGCACCGACTCGGCAGCGATATCGTCGCAACGCTCGCAGACCTACATCGCATCGACCCTGGCGTGGTCGGTCGTCGGCGCGCCGCCTCGACTCGCTCCCATGTCAGAAGGCAACTGGACTTCTGGATGGGCCAAATGACCGGTAGTGGCGCCCCGCGCACGCCGGAAATCCTCGACGTTCACAGCCTGCTCTGCCAGGCCGAACCACCACAACGGTGGACCAGCCTGACCCACGGCGACTTCCGGCTCGGAAATGTGCTGGTGGCCGCCGAAGCCGGCACGATCGCAGCGGTCCTCGACTGGGAACTGTGGACCGTCGGCGACCCGCTGGCCGACCTGGGTTGGTTGGCGGCCTGGTGGGCCCTCGAGGAAGACGATGGCTGGGTAGCGCGGCGCGCCGCTGGTTTCCCGACGGTGTCCGAACTCGCCGGCCGGTACTGGCAGTTGACCGGCCGGGATACCTCCGATCTTCCCTATTACATGAGCTTTGCACTATGGCGGCTTGCCTGCATCGCGGAGGGTGTCTACGAGCGCTACGCGACCGGAAAGATGGGTCGCCCAACGACTCCCCTTGCTGTTCTGGCGGCCAGGCCTCGCGAGTTGGCAACAGCTGCTCGGACGGCTCTGGCCTGA